The DNA segment CGGGGAGGGTCCCCAGAATGTGCCCAACATCATCCTCACTGGTGGGTGTGAGTCGGTGCGAGCCCAGTTAACGCCAACAGCATCATGAATGTTCCTCTTTGTTGAAAACTGCTGTTCTTCGTGCAGGTGAGTCTCCGCCAGGTCTGTCCAAAGAGATCGCCAATGCCTTGTCTCACGTCCCGGGGTTTGAGATGGACCCGTTCTCCCTGGACGACCCGCTGAGAATGGACCCACTGTCTCTGGACATGCTAGAAGGGGACCTGATGCTTGCTGACCCTGCTGTGGAAGATTCCTTCCGCTCGGACCGGTTCAAGTGATGTCCCTCAGTCAGGAGGGCGGTCCTGACCAGCCGGAGCTCCTCCCACAACCACACGCCATGCAGAAACTTTGGATTTGGAACAGTTCTTTtcctggttggacagaaaatGTTACTATGCTGGAAATGAGCAACAAGTTATTTTTGGCAGCATTTGTTTGTTCCAGCTTCATCTGCACcctaagaagaaaaaaactgcagGTAACTGAAGTGATGCAGAGTTTCAGAAACCAGCAACACTTGAAGATATGCAACCTGATTCTGCTGCCATCCAGCTGCACGTCTGTGTTTCCTCCCTGACAGGAATTCACCCAGCCATGTGACCATACAAACAGTTGAGCTAGGCTCACATCCGGACCCGACTCGGCTCCTCAAACCTTCTacttctcctttttaaaaagcagctttgCACCTCATCTGTGCAGCTTTAGCTTTAAAGCAATGCAACGCTGCCACACGTACCTCtgcttgttgccatggcaatgatGCGGGGAGACAGAGGATTTGGCCTTATAGGACACGATAGAGCTCAAACCTAAAGAAAGATGGCTGCTGTGCCTCCATCCGGCCTCTGTGCACATCGTCGAGGTGATGGGAGGCCGCCACCCAGGTCGGACATCTTGATTTTAACGTTAACAGTTGATGACAGCCAGCGACCCTCAGGTGGTCCTCGCACCATCTGAGTTTAAAAAAGAGTTGTGAAGCATACATAATCTGCAGTTTATAATGTTAATCCTCACATACCGGTGGGCCCTGTGATGTAGCGTTGTCATGGAGATGACCTGTACGTTTCTGCGGGTTACTGTCAGAAGGTAGAGAAAATGAAGAACTAATGACTTACCTGATGTGAGCTCCTTCCACTGTGATTGACAGGCCTTTAGCCCCGCCTCCATCAGCGATAGCCTCTAGCCCCGCCCCCATTCGCGATAATCAATCTATTTAAGACAATAGTAACCATAACAACAGAGATAGATGTTTGGAGAATCAAATGTTCACATTTCCCAAAACATACAATTTTATCAAGGAGATTAAGAACATGAGCTTTAATGAAAACTGAGCTGGAAGTTAGAGGTGAAGTCCATTTTTGGGATTCAGGAGGTTCTTGTAGGTGTGGAAAGGTGGGAGATGTCGGCGCTGGCAGCCGACCAGATTCTGTGCTTCGTGCCCATCACGTCTGGAACGTGTGATTTAGGAAGTGGCTAAATGGGGCGGGGCCATGTTGAATTTAAATGTTATTGCACTGAAATTTGTCCAATTTTGTCGACTTTTCCCAAATCGAATGTCAAATGTTCCAGCAGTTTCTCCAAAAGCTTCCAGGAAAAAACTCAGAATTCTTAAATCACattgtaaaatgaaaaaatctCAGGAATATAGAAGAATTTCATACACGTTCTAAAGATCAAAGCTGGAAATCACGTACGTTCCTCTCATTTGACTTTAATTACTTTGGAAAGTTTTGAAGTTTTTCAATCATCCCAAACTCTTCCTTACCCTTTCCGATCAAGCTTTTCTTGCATAAAAGCACAATTCGCGGATGTATATTGTAAACGTTCGGTCGGCCATTCGAGTCGTTTTTATTACGATCAAAAAGCAAAAAGTCCTTTTAAAGTGGTAACTATAAAAGCAATTTGCGactgaagaaaaaaatgcagaacTGTGTTGTATGACATACTTCAGAAATGTCatccttgttttttaaaatataattttaaGGGCTTTTGAATcctttaaaatgattttcatATAAATGTTGCGTGTGTGCGTGAACTCAAAAAGCTGTACTGAGTTGAACTGCAGTTCCAGACTCTGCCAGTAGGGGAGCTGTTGACCAGCGAGTGTGGGGATACGTCAAAGGCCATATTTCTTATTATTGTCATATTTTATAACGATGTATGATATGAAATGCTCTTATAATATTAATGTTATTAGTTTTTATTTTAGGCTGCACAGAATTTAAAGAAATTAGCTTTATGCTTTGTTGTATTAAgttcagatttttatttgaagATTGTAATAAATAACGAGGGAATATCGAGTTGGTAAATCTAAACATATTTTTTCTTAAACCGCAGATTTCTTTGTAACAAAAACgtgaaaataaagaagagatTATAAACAggcttttgtttacatttactgTCCTCTATAGGAGGGGAAAAACTACCTTTTTATATCAAAATTCTAAATCCcagaaataatttaaatgaCTGTCACCTCTGAGTTTTGCCAGTAGAAACTTTTCCTCTCAGTCAATAAGACGAAAATCAGTCTGACAAACGTCTGTGGTCATGACAGTTGATCAAGACTCAGCAGTCATACCGGAAACACAAGCCACACAAGTTTCAAAATAAGACCCCGTTCGTGAGGAAGCGACTGTCAATTGAACTTGATGAACAGACGTTTAATAAGTCATGGATGTGTGCCGATCAAAATCACTTGAATAGATCAGCTGGATGAGGCTAATGTGCTCATTTCTGTGGGTTGTGAAGCACTTAAACAACCGTATAACAGCTATGAACGTAACTGGTAACATAACATTCGTTTTATTTATCACTTGTGTTTGCTGAGAATAAAGAAGATAATGTATAATAAAGAGGTTAAAATGCTCTTAAATCGCTGTCTGTACAGGTAAAAACTGCAAATCATATGGGACAGTGCATAAACCTTTTATTATGCTTTTAATTCGGAAGAATTGCCCGGATGTGCCTCACTGTGACGTCGGGTGGTTTTGACGTGCAGCTGCGGCTCCAAACAGACGACAAACATGGACGTCACATGTGAAAGAGTGACCTAAACATGGTGGTTCCAGTTCAGCGGGGGAAAATACAGCAGCGACAACGAGGTATGTTTGACACCAGAACACATTCAGCAGGTCGGCTCAGCTCTTGGACCGACCCGCTCTACCAGAACATCCTAAACAGTCTCTGGACGCGGATGGCTAACAATGAGCTAAAGCCAGTCCTTTAACGGCATCCATCATCGGACACGGTTCCTTCAGTTTCTTCAATTAATGTTTTTAGTCACCAAAGCCTTTTGCGACACGGGCGTTTCTAACTGTGTAGCAATAGTTAGATGGATAATCAGATGTTTTACCATCAAGGTTCACTTCCTCAGCGCTCATGAAGGGAATGCGGGTCCATTCTGTTCTGATACCCGAACCGGTACGGGACACGGACTGCGTCCGATCATTTAAACGGTGACGTCTCGAACGCACAAATCCGGCGCAGGGAAATAAATaaacgcgcgtgcacacacacgcaaacaccgCACACATTCACCTGGTCCTGCGATACAGTCTATAGCTTTAGAACCCTGTCCGACAATGGACCCCGCTTCGGTGAAGGTGGCGGTGTTAaatgtcctgcagctgctcaggcctgtgtgtgtgtatgtgtgtatgtgtgtgtgtgtgtgtgtgtgtgtgtgtgtgtgtgtgtgtgtgcgtgtgtgtgtgtgcgcctgtgttcttgttcttgcttGTGCTTGTTAAGGCTATAACGGGCCGATATATTAAAGCGAAAGTAAAACAGGAGGAGCTCACTGGACATTTTTATCCCGTCGTTTCCTCGTTCACTTCATCACGTGACCGACCATCGCGGTTGCCCAGGGTGATGATGTGTTGAGAGCTCATCACATTTAGGAAGTCAACCACCAGCAGGGGTTCCAGCCAATCACGTGAAAGATGTCTATCTTTATGTTTTTACTCATGCATTCCACTTGCTCGGCCTGTTTACTGGCTGCTCCCTGTGGTTTTACTGGAGTTTAACTGGTCAAACAGCGTGGTCGCAGCATCCCGAACACCCTCGCCacaatttcccagcatgcatctaCTTTCGTGGTGCACTGTGTTCGCTGACTGattccccccccaaaaaaagattaaataatATTGTTTGTTATTTGTGTGAGTGGGATTTTTTAGCTTCCGGTTTTTGGTGACGTTCTGTGGATCTCGGATGCTAACATTGCAGCGCGTTAGCGCATTAGCTGGTTAGTGTTGCTGCAGCATAGTGAGACGTTGTAAGTTTGTGTCAGGTGGCGAAGCAGCACTGCAGTTTTCGGCAGCAatgacttcctgttccagcGTCTCAGTTCCTCTTTACTGAACAGAAAAGCACCTCGGCGCGTGCTATCATTGTTTCCTGTCCAAAAGCTCAGGTGGGCGAGGCCTCAGCACTCATGTAGCGTCGCAGCTCGTGCGTCCAGGCGGAGTGGAACAACACCAGTTTGACGACAGGAAGTGGATTTGTGGTGACACAGCTTCTGAGCAGAACCAGATTCAGTTTCTTTTTTGAGTATGTGAAGTTGCTTCAGCTGGAACCTCACCTCTACCGTCAGGGTCCGACTGTAGGGAACAGTCCTCCTCCGCTGCGCAGtgccagggtcagaggtcagaggcaTGTCTGAAGCTGACACGGATTCCATccgaggagaagaagaagaaaccatgTTAATCAGGAATCAGGACTGTGATTAGTAAGTTTGTCTGTGATTGGCTACTCCGTGTGACATCATCCTCAGGCtgacaggccccgcccccaaagGCCCCATTTAAAATGTATCCTACAAATGTTTTATCTTTGGCTCTttgactgtatgtgtgtgtgtgtgtgtgtgtgtgtgtgtgtgttgtgcttaCTACATACTGCGTGctaaaatactcattctactagccaagtgaggacatttggacAGTCCTCACTTAAGAgaactgtttgagggttaagatgttgttgtgttgtggttaagggtcaggggtcagggttaggagctgggtaatgcattatgtctatgaacgttgtcacaaagatagaagtacaagtctgtgtgtgtgtgtgtgtgtgttgaactgtATTTTCACCACTAGGAGATGAGCTGTGGTCACCAGGAAGTGATCTATGAACAGGAAACAGGCTGGaaggcttcttcctgttttcctgctgacctttgaccctgtgTTCTTCCCACTTCCTCTGCTGCGACCTTTCTGGGGTCACTTTCACCTTGTTATTTGGCATCATATTCTGGAGGGTCCAGGCTGAAATTAGATTTGTCTCATCATAATCCGATTAACATAAGTAGATTAAACTGTGAATTGTTCATCAGGCAGATGTGATTAGCGCAGCAGCTGATACTgacctctgattggctgctggtcAGAACGCTCTGGGCTGTACTGCtgccagccaccagggggccacTCTGGACTGTGTCTCTGTTCCTTTATAAGCTCAACACATTTCTGTTGATGCCTTCAGGCAGCGCAGGTAATCATATGATATGTTTGCAGTAACCTGATTATTGTAACCACGGCAACAGGGTTCCCCCTGCTCTGGATGAGATGTTGGCAGGGTTTAGTCAGTTTCCAGTACGACGTTACATAAGGTGGATTTGGCATGGTGCctcttatttacacacacacacacgcacacacacacacgcacacacacacacacacgcgccgcTGTTGGACTAATtaatcttcatcatctcctaATGTTCTTTGACAAAATGTTTTGGAAAGTAATGAAGTTCATCTCCTCCCAGCAGAGGCATGACAGAGGAGAAATGTCCACAGCTGGTGGACTATTTTGTGGTGGCGGGTTTGGACCCGGTGGGACCATGGACgtctctggaggaggacggTCGCGCCTCGTCTGGCTCCTCGTCGTTCATGGCAGGCCGAGGGGCGGAGTCTGTGACAGACTTGGCGGTGATCGCCCGTGGCCTTGGCGAGGAGGTTCCAGAGGGTTTCACCTGCATTGACAAGACTCTGGGTGGACATTTGGCCGAGCTGAGCGCCGGGCTGATTAAcaaccctcacctgttcctgtgCTACCGCCGGGGGCGGGACAAACCACCCATCCTGGACCTCGGGTGAGTCCTGGCAGACGACTGTTGGGTTATATGAGAGTGGAATGAGAATCTAACGTTGCATCATAACCAAGACGTTGATGTCGCAGGGTGAAACGGTGACCAGCATGATCCTGACCTGTCTGTCAGGATCATGCTGGTCCACATGATCGCCAGCTTTTGTCCCAGTTCTGCTCCTCGCAAACAATGCTAAGAGTTGCTAAAGAAGCTAAGATGGCTAAAAATGACAGGAGGACACAGTACCTCAGGCACAGGAACAGCTTGGCTCCTGGCAGGTTCTAGATCAGCTGCTGCCCACAAGGTGTTTCACCTCTGAGCTGCCTGTTATGGTTTGGTCAGTGTTCTGATTTcatgtgtctctctggtctgcAGGGTTCTTTATGAGGGTaaagagcagctgaagcagGGTTGGTACATCATCGAGACCACGCCCTACAGCCGCTCTGCTAGTCTGACCTCTGGCGGAGGCCCGGCGGCTCACCGCGTGTTCCTGACCTACCGCCGTGCTCTGGACACGCAGGGTCTCCACACCCTGGGCATCACTGATATCGGCCTCCTGTTGCCCAGCAAGGGAGAAGTGGCCCCACACACGTTCTGTCGTGTTGACAAGAACCTCAACACCAGCATGGTGAGTGTcaggaggcggggcttattTCCCTGCCATAATCACCAAGTCTTCATCAGCTGGCACTCGCTCCTGCTGACTAACATGTTTGTGTCCAGTGGGGTCCGGCCCTGTTTGTGTGCTACAAGAGAGCGGTGGCTAAAGCTAATGCCCTGGTCTACAAACCCAGTGAGTATCTGTGCGTCGTTAGCATTAATATTAGCTAATGAGTATTAATATTAGGGATGTTgattcatcatcagcaaagacACACTCACCAGATATCTGCTAAACTGCTAGGCCTCATGGCTCTGAGGTCCCCTCCCCTCAAGTCCTGCCTCACAATAAAAGTGCTTCCATCACATTTTGGGATCTATTTCTACCTTGAAACGTCCAGAATTCCTCCTCATTACAGCAATAATTGAGGTTCCTTCAAAATTCAAGGGGGTGGAAACCAGCAAATGACAGGTGTCTCAACACTATTTAAGGCGTTACCATAGCAACCGGCTGAGGTTAAATGTATGTCAGATCTGCCGGTGTCTGTTCAGTGATGAACTCACAGGAAATGTCTcttcctcattctcctccttcttctatTCAGGCTTACTCAGTCGGTACCCGGAAGAGGACTTGGAGACGTTCCCTCTTCCAGACTCTGTTCCGGTCTTCTGTCTTCCGATGGGCGTCACCGTGGAGAGCTGGCCTTTGAACACAAAGTACCAGCTGCCCGTCTTCTCTACCTTTGTCCTGACATCGGCTTCTGGGGACAAGGTAGGTCTCAGAGATGTTGAGGAGGTCAGGCTTTCCGCAGCGAGGACTATGATGGACCCGTGTACCTGCAGGTTTACGGTGCCGCCATCCAGTTCTACGAGTCGttccagcaggagctgctgtcgGAGCGGCAGCGCGTGAGGTTGGGGCTTCTCAGCGTGGTTGACCGGCGGCCTATCACCAACCGCAGCCTGCAAGTGAAGAAGAGCATCTGCGTCCTGTCACACTGGCCCTTCTTCAGCGTCTTCCAGAAgttcctcaccttcatctaCAGATACTCCGTCTCTGGAGCTCAAGTCCTCCCGCTGGAAAAGTGAGTTCAGATTCATTTGATTCACAGTTGTTGGAGTGGAGAGGGAGCATTTGCTgccctgtgttcacctgttggTTCTCTGCAGACACGTCTCCAGCTTCATGCACAACGTCCCgttcccctccccccagcgGCCGCGCATCCTGGTTCaggtaaaaatgacaaatataacAAGCAGACAATTGAATGCATAAACATggtgaaagtaaaaaaaaagaaagttcttAAAGATCTGCCCCTTGATGCTTAAAAAATTATTTAAAGCTAAAGTTTGAGTTACTTTGGAGCACACATCGTCATCATCTGATGGTAGCAGCACTATTAGCTGTAGCACTGTAAGCAGTGTTAGCAGCACTATTGAGTGTAGCAGtgttagcatcattagcagcaCTAGTAGCTTCAtcgctgcagatgtttcctgaCCCTCTGGACTCCTCAGCTCTCCTCCTACGATAATCTGCTGCTCTGTCAACCGGTCTCATCTCCGCTGCCTCTCAGGTCAGTTAAAGTTTCACATCTTCACCTGTTTGACTGATGCTTTGATGACTGATTTCATTTGATGACTCTGTAGTGGCGCTAgcttcctgaagctgctgcagaacctcgGGCCAGAGAACGCCTGCACGTTGCTGCTCGCTGTCCTCACAGAGCACAAACTGCTGCTTCACTCGCTGCGGCCTGACGTCCTCACATCTGTTAGTGAGGCCCTGGTGTCtgtaagcacacacactcacactcacacacagacacacaaccaggaacaggacaggaagtgagaagggtgtgtgtgtgtgtgtgtgtctcagatgaGCTTCCCTCTGCGCTGGATCTGTCCCTACATCCCGCTGTGTCCGCTGCAGATGGCTGATGTCCTGCTCGCTCCGATGCCCTTCATCGTTGGCGTCCACTCCAGCTACTTTGACCTGCATGACCCTCCCACcgatgtggtgtgtgtggacctGGACACCAACACCATCTTCCAGTGAGTCCAGTCAGCTGCACACTGATGTGTCCCCCAAACGTCCAGCGGAGCTGAGGGACGTTGATTAAGAGAAGCTAAACTGACGTCAGAGAAATATTGTTTAATAAAAGTGGAAAAGCACATGAACACAACATTAACCTGAAGGTCTGAAGAACTTCGGACTGATCCAGAACTGCCAGGAACTCTAAAATTGACCTTTTGCCGATCTTGAAGGCAGCAAACCAAACTTGACCTTCTTCTATTTTAGGTCAGAGGACAAGAAACCGTTGTCATGGCGATCCTTACCCAGAAAGCAAGGGAAGACTCTGTTCAACACTCTGACAAACCTCCACAAAACTCTGGAGAAGAGTGAGTGAAAGTTGGTCTGCCTTTACGTTGACATAAACGGTGCCGGTGGCCTCACGCTGTCTCCTCAATGCTGCAGTTTGCAATCCTGGCCAGGAGGAGGCGACGCTGGAGTTCCTGTTGACAGACTACGATCAGATCTATCGGAGCCAGAAGCAACTGGAGCTGGAAATCCAGGAGGCCTTCCTGCGCTTCATGAGCTGCCTCCTGCGCGGCTACAGAAGCTTCCTGCTGCCGATCACCCAGGCGCCGTCCGACACCACCACCGACTGCAGCTCCCTGTTCAACCTGCAGGGTGAGTGCTGGTTCCTCCGCCGCCGCAGCGAGAACGCCGCCAGCTCCTGCTGATCATCTTCATCCTGCAGGTTTTCTGAAGTCTCGCGAGCGAACGCAGCAGAAGTTCTACATTCAGCTGACCAGAACGCAGATGTTCACTCAGTTCATCGAAGAGTGTTCGTTTGTCAGCGACCGGCACACCTGCCTGGAGTTCTTCGACGAGTGCGTCCAAAAGGTCTGATAGGTCGCGACCTCCACTGGGTTAATGAAAGTGGTCCAGCTGCAGTGGTGCTGAATTTGTGTGTCCTCCCTCAGGTGGATGGGGAGAAGCCAGAGGAGGTCCGGCTCATTGATCTGGATGACAGTCACAGCGGAGAACACACAGTCTTCATCATGCCTCCTGAGATTCCTCAGGAAGCTGACGGCTCCGACTGCCCTGCCCTCtacaggtgtgttgcaggtgtgttAAGCTCGGCAGCTTTCTCTGTGCTTCTAAAAAAAACCTTGGTTTCTCCAGCTACGAAACGTTTCCCACGTTGAGGCCTGAGCTCTTCGACCAGCCCCAGGACCAACTACGGGTCCCCGCCAAAGGCAGTGCCCCCAGTAGCCCCGCCCCCCGGCGGACAAAACAGGTTTGTAGTCAAACAGCAGGAAGGATAAAATATCTGTTGATATCAGATATGAAGTTTTCAGGACGCGACAACCGTTCCCCTCTGACCTTTGGTCAGGGGTGTTTTaatgccctctagtggacactTAAGGTATAGGCAGGACATGTGAGTGGAAGTGGGGTGTCGACTCATTGTCCTCGTCTC comes from the Takifugu rubripes chromosome 7, fTakRub1.2, whole genome shotgun sequence genome and includes:
- the dennd4b gene encoding DENN domain-containing protein 4B isoform X1, translating into MSEADTDSIRGEEEETMLIRNQDCDYRGMTEEKCPQLVDYFVVAGLDPVGPWTSLEEDGRASSGSSSFMAGRGAESVTDLAVIARGLGEEVPEGFTCIDKTLGGHLAELSAGLINNPHLFLCYRRGRDKPPILDLGVLYEGKEQLKQGWYIIETTPYSRSASLTSGGGPAAHRVFLTYRRALDTQGLHTLGITDIGLLLPSKGEVAPHTFCRVDKNLNTSMWGPALFVCYKRAVAKANALVYKPSLLSRYPEEDLETFPLPDSVPVFCLPMGVTVESWPLNTKYQLPVFSTFVLTSASGDKVYGAAIQFYESFQQELLSERQRVRLGLLSVVDRRPITNRSLQVKKSICVLSHWPFFSVFQKFLTFIYRYSVSGAQVLPLEKHVSSFMHNVPFPSPQRPRILVQLSSYDNLLLCQPVSSPLPLSGASFLKLLQNLGPENACTLLLAVLTEHKLLLHSLRPDVLTSVSEALVSMSFPLRWICPYIPLCPLQMADVLLAPMPFIVGVHSSYFDLHDPPTDVVCVDLDTNTIFQSEDKKPLSWRSLPRKQGKTLFNTLTNLHKTLEKICNPGQEEATLEFLLTDYDQIYRSQKQLELEIQEAFLRFMSCLLRGYRSFLLPITQAPSDTTTDCSSLFNLQGFLKSRERTQQKFYIQLTRTQMFTQFIEECSFVSDRHTCLEFFDECVQKVDGEKPEEVRLIDLDDSHSGEHTVFIMPPEIPQEADGSDCPALYSYETFPTLRPELFDQPQDQLRVPAKGSAPSSPAPRRTKQEIKLAQKSAQKYSAVPDMWSKCLLGHCYGLWFIYLPTFVRAENLKVRTLDTAYDVLKHMENRKVVLPDEVCYRILMQLCGQYGQPVLAVRVLLEMKKAGLTPNTITYGYYNKAVLESKWPSTSQGGRLRWARLRNVLLAVAQFRQPLKRRQKSGSVGSREAFDAEQRLRPHSALIRQSSWSGLSESSSHESLTGPLVKSSSLSSMKTPADKMKPCRKTVLGAAGTNGCSIDAISGKPPMGRRDASTPPPVAPPAGVLVRRSQVCLSTFYKECAESADSELDCSFQPTRRDGRVEGNHDKVVDENSNNVSSPSRGGLTGKLQQLLTPTRHRLSVRRAASVDDRRARGGGAAVGRRVSEQRQSRKVAETILRAKEKLVNATSESSLSVGSDLDLTDTPTSSYPLRRSWDANQEGAGLEVLMTSCSLCRSCNSLVYDEEIMAGWTSDDSNLNSSCPFCGASFVPFLNAELCDLRPISSSEQSSWNPEEELKSAISPPTGQDSSLRLQCNGLTESGCETSRLSENSSAAVGASAGGAPQVTVAYLSPLVLRKELESLLENEGEAVLAQPQFLDNHSIIFWNLVWYFQRLGLPSNLLQLVQASPLVSKFAQPEGSTLRVRLLWDTLTPDVDQWPPLYVLWRIHSGVPMRTYSWRRHNHPFTLSFLEEVLRWVGMNEVHKAITLFLETLDKQPGSPRTQRSLYREMLFLTLAAMGKDHIAAFDKRYKAAYSRLSATLGRDELRRKRAQPPGAKAVDCRRSFHPPLQC
- the dennd4b gene encoding DENN domain-containing protein 4B isoform X2; this translates as MSEADTDSIRGEEEETMLIRNQDCDYRGMTEEKCPQLVDYFVVAGLDPVGPWTSLEEDGRASSGSSSFMAGRGAESVTDLAVIARGLGEEVPEGFTCIDKTLGGHLAELSAGLINNPHLFLCYRRGRDKPPILDLGVLYEGKEQLKQGWYIIETTPYSRSASLTSGGGPAAHRVFLTYRRALDTQGLHTLGITDIGLLLPSKGEVAPHTFCRVDKNLNTSMWGPALFVCYKRAVAKANALVYKPSLLSRYPEEDLETFPLPDSVPVFCLPMGVTVESWPLNTKYQLPVFSTFVLTSASGDKVYGAAIQFYESFQQELLSERQRVRLGLLSVVDRRPITNRSLQVKKSICVLSHWPFFSVFQKFLTFIYRYSVSGAQVLPLEKHVSSFMHNVPFPSPQRPRILVQLSSYDNLLLCQPVSSPLPLSGASFLKLLQNLGPENACTLLLAVLTEHKLLLHSLRPDVLTSVSEALVSMSFPLRWICPYIPLCPLQMADVLLAPMPFIVGVHSSYFDLHDPPTDVVCVDLDTNTIFQSEDKKPLSWRSLPRKQGKTLFNTLTNLHKTLEKICNPGQEEATLEFLLTDYDQIYRSQKQLELEIQEAFLRFMSCLLRGYRSFLLPITQAPSDTTTDCSSLFNLQGFLKSRERTQQKFYIQLTRTQMFTQFIEECSFVSDRHTCLEFFDECVQKVDGEKPEEVRLIDLDDSHSGEHTVFIMPPEIPQEADGSDCPALYSYETFPTLRPELFDQPQDQLRVPAKGSAPSSPAPRRTKQEIKLAQKSAQKYSAVPDMWSKCLLGHCYGLWFIYLPTFVRAENLKVRTLDTAYDVLKHMENRKVVLPDEVCYRILMQLCGQYGQPVLAVRVLLEMKKAGLTPNTITYGYYNKAVLESKWPSTSQGGRLRWARLRNVLLAVAQFRQPLKRRQKSGSVGSRAFDAEQRLRPHSALIRQSSWSGLSESSSHESLTGPLVKSSSLSSMKTPADKMKPCRKTVLGAAGTNGCSIDAISGKPPMGRRDASTPPPVAPPAGVLVRRSQVCLSTFYKECAESADSELDCSFQPTRRDGRVEGNHDKVVDENSNNVSSPSRGGLTGKLQQLLTPTRHRLSVRRAASVDDRRARGGGAAVGRRVSEQRQSRKVAETILRAKEKLVNATSESSLSVGSDLDLTDTPTSSYPLRRSWDANQEGAGLEVLMTSCSLCRSCNSLVYDEEIMAGWTSDDSNLNSSCPFCGASFVPFLNAELCDLRPISSSEQSSWNPEEELKSAISPPTGQDSSLRLQCNGLTESGCETSRLSENSSAAVGASAGGAPQVTVAYLSPLVLRKELESLLENEGEAVLAQPQFLDNHSIIFWNLVWYFQRLGLPSNLLQLVQASPLVSKFAQPEGSTLRVRLLWDTLTPDVDQWPPLYVLWRIHSGVPMRTYSWRRHNHPFTLSFLEEVLRWVGMNEVHKAITLFLETLDKQPGSPRTQRSLYREMLFLTLAAMGKDHIAAFDKRYKAAYSRLSATLGRDELRRKRAQPPGAKAVDCRRSFHPPLQC